The following proteins are co-located in the Phyllostomus discolor isolate MPI-MPIP mPhyDis1 chromosome 1, mPhyDis1.pri.v3, whole genome shotgun sequence genome:
- the LOC118496656 gene encoding serine/arginine repetitive matrix protein 1-like translates to MARSRTRTRGPRFFSPPIRRRYCPGPASPAAPRGRVALRSLPPRRYRKSGRRSLPCSRLHHDVREAASRATAASSGRRRHVFLPSTWPCQRSRWLCPSRLLQVSDAEGRLLLLPAPPLRGRLLEPPGAERSRPIGSLFPPPLPPPLPSSSRSQSRRHLGSPLNSGARGHPGSRCRGGPLTPPFKETGARPRASQRRRPRTEAGGGRGVAEVAGAQGAEEGETLVAPVTAGAPSCSQHAPSCEYGAACACVAPCVRHQPRSGIWQGRGARLRRSERSCVLCPRRARCRAFF, encoded by the coding sequence ATGGCCCGTTCCCGGACCCGAACTCGGGGCCCCCGCTTTTTCTCCCCTCCGATACGTCGGCGCTATTGTCCAGGCCCGGCGAGCCCCGCGGCCCCGAGGGGGCGCGTAGCGCTTCGCAGCCTCCCGCCCCGCCGCTATAGGAAGTCGGGGCGCCGGTCACTGCCCTGCTCCCGCCTCCACCATGATGTCCGCGAAGCCGCTTCCCGCGCCACCGCCGCCTCCTCAGGCCGCCGCCGccatgttttccttccttctacctggCCCTGCCAGCGCAGCCGGTGGCTCTGCCCCTCTCGCCTGCTTCAAGTGTCCGACGCCGAGGGGCGTCTGCTCCTGCTGCCGGCGCCTCCGCTGCGCGGGCGACTCCTAGAGCCCCCAGGCGCCGAGCGCTCCAGGCCTATTGGAAGTCTCTTTCCTCCGCCGCTGCCACCGCCTCTTCCGTCTTCCTCACGGAGCCAAAGCCGCCGCCATCTTGGTTCGCCCCTCAATAGCGGCGCGCGGGGCCACCCAGGCAGCCGCTGCAGGGGCGGCCCGCTGACCCCACCATTTAAAGAGACAGGAGCGAGGCCGAGAGCCTCGCAGCGTCGAAGGCCTAGGACGGAGGCGGGAGGCGGGCGCGGAGTTGCCGAGGTGGCGGGAGCACAGGGTGCGGAGGAGGGGGAAACGCTGGTCGCGCCGGTGACGGCCGGGGCTCCCTCGTGCTCCCAGCACGCACCGTCGTGCGAGTACGGGGCGGCGTGTGCGTGCGTCGCGCCCTGTGTGCGTCATCAGCCCCGCTCGGGGATTTGGCAAGGGCGTGGGGCCCGCCTCCGGCGGAGCGAGCGGTCCTGCGTTCTCTGCCCGCGGCGCGCTCGGTGTCGGGCGTTCTTCTGA